One segment of Capnocytophaga sp. oral taxon 878 DNA contains the following:
- a CDS encoding KilA-N domain-containing protein: protein MTPTNNKLKVQDIEISLATIDNQDYISLTDMAKGKNDEARAADIIKNWIRNRSTLEFLGTWEILYNPNFKVVEFDHFKKEAGLPTFTISVSNWVESTNAIGILSRKGKYRES, encoded by the coding sequence ATGACACCAACAAATAATAAACTTAAAGTACAAGATATTGAAATATCTTTAGCTACAATAGACAATCAGGATTATATTTCATTAACAGATATGGCTAAAGGTAAAAATGATGAAGCAAGAGCCGCTGATATAATAAAAAACTGGATAAGAAATAGAAGTACATTAGAATTTTTAGGTACTTGGGAAATACTTTATAACCCTAATTTTAAAGTGGTCGAATTCGACCACTTTAAAAAAGAAGCAGGATTGCCAACATTTACTATTAGCGTTTCAAATTGGGTAGAGAGTACAAATGCTATTGGAATTTTATCACGAAAAGGAAAATATAGAGAGTCTTAA
- a CDS encoding YARHG domain-containing protein, which produces MKHLYFLMIVLISLNATAQLKDCATCATQVIDEEQISELSIDELRFLTNDLYARKGYKFKDYEISNYFNEKPWYKPVSDNSKVKLNAVEEQNVKLFQERTAILKADREKLIEALRSLKAEVQRGDSPIPKGNYNEHFSKTIAKIDIDDIHWIKNQGYYSVEVDNFKKTHQYYISIEDNEILIYWIFLEYSKKAEEEKLPKTFYENEIDSASPLQGAYIWSFTWENSQLVFKGYIPTG; this is translated from the coding sequence ATGAAACACTTATACTTTTTAATGATAGTATTAATCTCATTAAACGCTACGGCACAGCTAAAAGATTGCGCCACTTGTGCCACCCAAGTAATTGATGAAGAACAAATCAGCGAATTGAGCATAGATGAATTACGCTTCCTCACTAACGACCTCTACGCTCGCAAAGGTTATAAGTTTAAAGACTACGAAATAAGCAATTACTTTAATGAAAAACCGTGGTATAAGCCTGTGAGTGACAATAGTAAGGTGAAACTCAACGCAGTGGAAGAGCAGAATGTAAAGCTATTTCAAGAACGCACGGCAATACTAAAAGCTGATAGAGAAAAACTCATAGAAGCATTGCGAAGTTTAAAAGCAGAAGTACAGAGAGGGGATAGTCCTATTCCCAAAGGCAACTATAATGAGCATTTTAGTAAAACCATTGCTAAAATAGATATAGATGATATTCATTGGATTAAAAATCAAGGATATTATAGCGTAGAGGTTGATAATTTCAAAAAAACACATCAATATTATATATCTATAGAAGATAATGAGATTCTGATTTATTGGATTTTTCTTGAATACTCAAAAAAGGCAGAAGAAGAAAAACTTCCTAAAACATTCTATGAAAATGAAATAGATTCAGCTTCTCCTCTTCAAGGAGCTTACATTTGGTCGTTTACTTGGGAAAATTCACAATTAGTATTTAAAGGTTATATTCCTACTGGGTGA
- a CDS encoding type II CAAX prenyl endopeptidase Rce1 family protein yields MRSNKKTLRNVILFSLVAISCGWIGIGVNQLLGEPSNLESLGSGIFIATPIVCVILLRLFGGDGWKDFPLKPRFKQNSRWYIFAIAVYPVVIGITMFVGKLLGWVDVSKFSVAAYLPVFAAAFLPIFIKNILEESAFRGYLTVKMEQLTKNEWLIYLVVAFVCQIWHLPYNLIFLDDAYQATFFAYNKVLFVLVSFVAIAVWTIMYTEIFFLSRSLLLVVLMHSMKDALNPLISEGFTIISADKTLLVSPLFGLIPTLMYLAIGLYLRRIRKSKERLHS; encoded by the coding sequence ATGAGAAGCAATAAAAAAACACTACGCAATGTAATCCTATTTAGCTTGGTAGCTATCTCTTGCGGATGGATAGGCATTGGGGTAAACCAGTTACTTGGTGAGCCTTCTAATTTAGAGTCTTTAGGATCAGGAATTTTTATTGCGACTCCTATTGTGTGTGTGATTTTGCTCCGCCTTTTCGGTGGTGATGGCTGGAAAGATTTTCCTTTAAAACCTCGTTTCAAGCAAAACAGTCGTTGGTATATCTTTGCTATTGCAGTCTATCCCGTGGTTATTGGTATAACAATGTTTGTTGGCAAGCTATTAGGTTGGGTAGATGTGAGTAAGTTTAGTGTTGCTGCCTATCTCCCTGTTTTTGCAGCAGCTTTCTTACCCATTTTTATCAAAAATATCTTAGAAGAATCGGCTTTTCGGGGGTATCTCACCGTAAAAATGGAACAACTCACAAAAAATGAATGGTTGATTTATTTAGTGGTGGCATTTGTCTGCCAAATATGGCACCTCCCATACAATCTCATATTCTTAGACGATGCTTATCAAGCAACCTTTTTCGCTTATAACAAAGTGTTATTTGTTTTGGTGAGCTTTGTGGCTATTGCTGTTTGGACAATAATGTACACCGAAATTTTCTTTCTCTCGCGTTCACTTTTATTGGTAGTTTTGATGCACTCAATGAAAGACGCTCTTAACCCTCTCATTTCAGAAGGATTTACTATTATTTCAGCCGATAAAACACTTTTAGTATCTCCTCTTTTTGGTCTTATTCCAACATTGATGTACTTAGCTATAGGCTTGTATTTAAGAAGAATACGCAAAAGTAAAGAACGCCTTCATTCATAA
- a CDS encoding alpha/beta hydrolase, whose protein sequence is MNKNTENPVNAASWDKIFPKSDKVEHKKVSFKNRYGITLIGDLYFPKNSEDKKLAALAVCGGFGAVKEQASGFYAQTMAERGFVTLAFDPSYTGESGGEPRNVASPDINTEDFSAAVDCLGIQPFVDREKIGIIGICGWGGFALNATAIDTRIKAVATMVMYDMSRVFSKGYFDANTPEMRLEMKRSLNAIRWKDAETGTSSPGYPMPDAPSDKVPEFLNDYIEFYKTPRGFHERSVSNHVWTATTLLSFMNFPLLAYANEIEVPTLMIAGENAHSRYMSEDAYKLIGSEKKELLIVPNARHTDFYDNQAGVIPFDKLEAFFSEHLQ, encoded by the coding sequence ATGAACAAAAACACTGAAAACCCTGTAAACGCTGCTTCTTGGGATAAGATTTTCCCCAAAAGCGATAAAGTTGAACACAAAAAAGTATCGTTCAAAAACCGTTATGGTATCACCCTTATTGGTGACTTGTACTTCCCGAAAAACAGCGAAGATAAAAAACTTGCTGCCCTTGCTGTTTGCGGTGGGTTTGGAGCTGTAAAAGAACAAGCCTCTGGATTTTACGCACAGACGATGGCTGAAAGAGGCTTTGTAACCTTAGCCTTCGACCCTTCCTATACGGGAGAGAGTGGTGGGGAGCCTCGCAATGTAGCATCACCCGATATCAATACCGAAGATTTTTCGGCAGCGGTAGATTGCTTAGGCATTCAACCTTTTGTAGATAGAGAAAAAATAGGAATTATAGGTATCTGTGGTTGGGGTGGTTTTGCACTGAATGCTACCGCTATCGATACGCGTATTAAGGCAGTGGCAACGATGGTAATGTACGATATGTCACGTGTGTTTAGCAAAGGTTATTTTGATGCCAATACACCCGAAATGCGTTTGGAAATGAAGCGTTCGCTCAATGCCATCCGTTGGAAAGATGCCGAAACAGGAACTTCCTCCCCAGGTTACCCTATGCCCGATGCCCCTTCAGATAAAGTGCCTGAATTCTTAAATGATTATATTGAGTTTTACAAAACCCCACGAGGTTTCCACGAGCGTTCAGTTTCCAATCACGTTTGGACAGCCACTACGCTGCTTTCATTTATGAATTTCCCTCTGTTAGCCTATGCTAATGAAATTGAGGTGCCTACCCTTATGATTGCCGGAGAAAATGCCCATTCTCGCTATATGAGCGAAGATGCCTACAAGTTAATTGGAAGCGAGAAAAAAGAACTGCTGATTGTCCCTAATGCACGTCACACCGATTTTTACGACAATCAAGCTGGAGTAATTCCGTTTGATAAGTTGGAGGCGTTTTTTAGTGAGCATCTTCAATAA
- a CDS encoding SH3 domain-containing protein, whose amino-acid sequence MKHLLILFFLLTTNAFAQGPFGDYAVVKDKDGYINIRAKENVKSKIVGTLPANTLVNVYFWNWIPVDKGYIHKSRLKKVQDFPSIGKAKEQGNSLTIAGKGISITFTKQPFDKTKHKITKKRHKEYNELIIDGKKIYGLDNDEFLPEDHYKSITVTINGKDVPIPKSAYDDLYEIGLYTDNNFAYYDKEDDILYIIAHNGSGAFSYEVCWQIVKGEYKTRIIGEPL is encoded by the coding sequence ATGAAACACTTACTTATTTTATTTTTTCTCCTTACGACCAACGCCTTTGCGCAAGGTCCTTTTGGAGATTATGCCGTAGTAAAAGACAAAGACGGCTATATAAACATTCGCGCTAAAGAAAACGTAAAAAGCAAAATTGTAGGTACGCTACCTGCTAATACCCTTGTGAATGTTTATTTTTGGAATTGGATTCCTGTAGATAAAGGCTATATACATAAAAGTCGCCTAAAGAAGGTACAAGACTTCCCATCTATTGGCAAGGCTAAAGAGCAGGGTAATAGCCTTACTATTGCAGGAAAAGGTATTAGCATAACCTTTACCAAACAGCCATTTGACAAAACCAAACATAAGATTACCAAGAAAAGGCACAAAGAGTATAATGAGCTTATCATTGACGGAAAGAAAATATATGGACTAGATAATGATGAGTTCTTGCCTGAAGACCATTACAAGAGTATCACGGTCACGATCAATGGCAAAGACGTGCCTATTCCTAAAAGTGCCTATGATGATTTGTATGAGATAGGGCTTTATACGGATAATAATTTTGCGTATTATGATAAGGAAGATGATATCCTCTATATCATTGCCCATAATGGTAGTGGCGCTTTTTCTTACGAAGTATGCTGGCAAATAGTAAAAGGCGAGTACAAAACCCGAATCATCGGAGAACCACTTTAA
- a CDS encoding TolC family protein: MRRSFYIFSLCLCGIVAEAQTKQWSLKDCITYAVENNITVKKTELNEQTAEINYSQAKDNRLPTVSGSASANLNNGSAINQISNERVSRRTFSNNFGVSASVPLYQGNKINLQIDRSKLLLEQNELYVQEAKNNITLSVLEAYLQALYSYEGIAVAKNTALSSAEELKQAQTKFANGSIAKLSLAEIETRHANNEYAIIQAENQYANRVLTLKQLLELPPNSDFAIALDLPNDEGVAIIPNKDEVFAQAKETLPNLKIYQSQQKIAEKDIKIAKAGYAPTLSLQAGINTGYSNLNDLSYRTQLDSNFGQTIGATLNIPIFSQNKNKNNVKLAKITQQQAILEEQQAEKELYAKIETAWQNATIHQAQQAASRTARDNAKLAYDLAVKKHEFGGLTNTELLVSQNAYLTAEQTYLQNKYMSALYVQLLNFYMGKLILN; encoded by the coding sequence ATGAGAAGAAGTTTTTACATATTTAGCTTGTGCTTATGCGGTATTGTGGCGGAGGCACAGACCAAACAATGGTCGTTAAAAGACTGCATTACATACGCGGTGGAGAATAATATCACGGTGAAGAAGACGGAGCTGAATGAACAAACGGCTGAGATTAATTATAGCCAAGCGAAGGATAACCGCTTGCCTACGGTAAGTGGCTCAGCATCGGCAAACCTCAACAACGGGTCGGCAATCAACCAGATTTCTAACGAACGGGTATCTCGCCGTACGTTCTCCAACAACTTTGGGGTATCAGCCTCTGTGCCTCTGTATCAAGGGAATAAAATCAATTTACAAATAGACCGCAGTAAGCTATTGCTCGAGCAGAACGAACTCTATGTGCAAGAAGCGAAGAACAACATCACCCTGAGTGTGCTGGAAGCCTACCTGCAAGCGCTTTACAGCTATGAGGGGATTGCCGTAGCCAAAAACACAGCGCTCTCCTCGGCTGAAGAACTCAAGCAAGCACAAACCAAGTTCGCCAATGGCTCGATAGCTAAACTGAGTTTGGCAGAAATAGAAACACGTCACGCCAACAATGAATACGCTATCATTCAGGCAGAAAACCAGTATGCTAACCGTGTGCTAACCCTCAAACAACTGTTGGAGCTTCCTCCTAATAGTGACTTTGCTATTGCTCTCGACCTTCCTAACGATGAGGGTGTAGCGATTATCCCTAATAAAGACGAGGTGTTTGCACAAGCCAAAGAAACGCTTCCTAACCTAAAAATCTATCAATCACAACAAAAGATAGCTGAAAAGGATATCAAAATAGCTAAAGCGGGTTATGCCCCTACCCTATCGCTACAAGCAGGCATAAACACTGGTTATTCAAACCTCAACGATTTGAGTTATCGCACGCAATTGGACAGCAATTTCGGTCAGACGATAGGAGCTACACTTAATATTCCTATCTTTTCACAAAACAAAAACAAGAACAATGTGAAACTCGCCAAGATTACCCAGCAACAAGCTATTTTGGAAGAACAACAAGCTGAAAAAGAATTGTATGCCAAGATAGAAACTGCTTGGCAGAATGCTACCATTCACCAAGCGCAACAAGCAGCCTCGCGTACAGCTCGCGATAATGCTAAATTAGCTTACGATTTGGCAGTGAAGAAACACGAGTTCGGCGGACTTACTAATACTGAACTTCTCGTGAGCCAAAACGCATACCTCACTGCCGAACAAACGTATTTGCAAAACAAATATATGTCGGCATTATATGTACAGCTTTTAAACTTTTATATGGGAAAGTTAATTCTAAACTAA
- a CDS encoding TetR/AcrR family transcriptional regulator: MPKSTTITQEVIIETAFEMVRKEGFAVLSARNIAKQIGCSTQPIYWCYKNMDDLKAEICKKALPFLQSVVLSYSKTGNTLLDLGLGYVRMAYTEPALFKAFYMDNVTNVKLTDIFPESERVVEIMKNSEEYQNLPDEELKNDIAKGWMLAHGIASLVAVGMLVYDEDKILEILK; encoded by the coding sequence ATGCCGAAATCAACAACAATAACACAAGAAGTAATTATAGAAACAGCTTTTGAGATGGTGAGAAAAGAGGGCTTTGCAGTGCTTTCTGCCCGAAATATTGCCAAGCAAATAGGTTGCTCTACTCAGCCCATCTATTGGTGCTATAAAAATATGGACGACCTTAAGGCTGAAATCTGTAAAAAAGCACTGCCCTTCCTACAAAGTGTAGTACTCAGTTACTCAAAAACAGGCAATACTCTTTTGGATTTAGGACTGGGGTATGTGCGGATGGCATACACCGAGCCCGCTCTATTCAAGGCTTTTTATATGGATAATGTTACCAATGTAAAACTTACTGACATTTTTCCGGAAAGTGAGCGAGTGGTTGAAATAATGAAAAATAGCGAGGAATACCAAAACCTACCTGATGAAGAGCTGAAAAATGACATTGCTAAAGGTTGGATGTTGGCACACGGTATCGCCTCATTGGTGGCAGTTGGTATGCTTGTTTACGACGAAGATAAAATTTTAGAAATATTAAAATAA
- a CDS encoding SMI1/KNR4 family protein — protein sequence MNIEEIKKKIQIILELPQLKPFGGIYMNPVLEEAKVAKIEKENRITLPADYRTFITQIANGCVGPDYGLRSLKEATEDLMWKDRTIDLSTPFPYTEHWNEEEWLNSIDWDGGERPTQEEVESYMDTKRISGCLQICHIGHGASYLLVVNGKEKGYIWLDSRQDYGGLSPEFNEKGEKLTFEMWYTDWLNKVVAPEKVWFEKSLQFIKKAFPKIEETDFRLMIYVLHKHYSGMNLATLIAQLYGLNPMDIYFGKEKFIQREKYDEQTIQQYEARLRESGFYDWAAEEE from the coding sequence ATGAATATAGAAGAAATCAAAAAGAAAATACAAATCATCTTAGAGCTTCCTCAGCTAAAACCATTTGGCGGTATATATATGAATCCCGTATTGGAAGAAGCAAAAGTAGCCAAAATAGAGAAAGAAAATCGTATCACTCTCCCTGCAGATTATCGTACTTTCATTACCCAAATCGCCAATGGCTGTGTGGGTCCCGATTACGGACTGCGTTCCCTTAAAGAAGCAACGGAAGATTTGATGTGGAAAGACCGGACTATAGACCTCTCTACGCCTTTCCCTTACACCGAGCATTGGAATGAAGAGGAATGGCTTAATAGTATTGATTGGGACGGAGGTGAACGCCCTACCCAAGAGGAGGTGGAATCCTATATGGATACAAAGCGCATCAGCGGTTGCTTGCAAATATGCCATATAGGGCACGGAGCTTCTTATCTTTTGGTGGTAAATGGTAAGGAAAAAGGCTATATATGGCTCGATAGTCGTCAGGATTATGGCGGACTGTCGCCTGAATTTAATGAAAAAGGAGAAAAACTCACCTTTGAAATGTGGTATACCGACTGGCTGAATAAGGTAGTAGCCCCTGAAAAAGTGTGGTTTGAGAAATCACTTCAGTTTATCAAAAAGGCTTTCCCGAAAATAGAGGAAACAGATTTTAGGCTAATGATTTATGTGCTTCACAAGCATTATTCTGGTATGAACTTAGCAACTCTCATCGCTCAGCTTTATGGACTGAACCCTATGGATATTTATTTTGGAAAGGAAAAGTTTATCCAAAGAGAAAAGTATGATGAACAAACTATTCAGCAGTATGAAGCCCGATTGCGCGAAAGTGGTTTTTATGATTGGGCAGCAGAGGAAGAGTAG
- a CDS encoding SH3 domain-containing protein: MKHLLILFFLLTTNAFAQGPLGDYAVVKDKDGYVNIRAKENVKSKIVGTLPNNTLVYGFFDKEYNPTNWIEVDKGYVHQSRLKKIFDFRAIEGKVQGNSVVYDDKDVKVTITKQKFDKTKHKIIIKKHKNYEELIIDGKIPQGAAFIPENHYKSIIVTMKGKNVSIPKSAYDDLYEIFYFSSSIYYDEEAEALYIFAHNSEAGLFYEVCWQIVKGEYKTRIIGLPL, encoded by the coding sequence ATGAAACACTTACTTATTTTATTCTTCCTCCTTACGACCAATGCCTTTGCGCAAGGTCCTCTTGGAGATTATGCCGTAGTAAAAGACAAAGACGGCTATGTAAACATTCGCGCCAAAGAAAATGTAAAAAGCAAAATTGTAGGTACTTTGCCTAACAATACACTTGTGTATGGTTTCTTTGATAAGGAATATAACCCTACTAACTGGATTGAAGTTGATAAAGGGTATGTGCATCAAAGTCGCTTGAAAAAAATATTTGACTTTCGTGCTATAGAGGGAAAAGTACAAGGCAATAGTGTTGTCTATGATGATAAGGACGTAAAAGTGACCATTACCAAACAGAAGTTCGACAAAACCAAGCACAAGATTATAATAAAAAAACATAAAAATTATGAGGAGTTAATCATTGATGGTAAGATACCTCAAGGTGCGGCCTTTATACCTGAAAACCACTACAAGAGTATCATTGTAACTATGAAAGGCAAAAACGTATCTATCCCTAAAAGTGCTTATGATGATTTGTATGAAATTTTCTATTTTAGCAGTTCCATATACTACGATGAGGAAGCTGAGGCACTTTATATTTTTGCGCACAATAGCGAAGCTGGTTTATTTTACGAAGTGTGCTGGCAAATAGTAAAAGGCGAGTATAAAACCCGTATTATAGGACTACCACTTTAA
- a CDS encoding KilA-N domain-containing protein: protein MTPTNNKLKVQDIEINIRVINEADYISLTDMTINQEEGSRLIEKWLTNKNTIEYLGVWEELSNPNFNSPEFGGIKNEAGVNRFYMSVKRWIERTNAIGIVSKAGKYGGTYAHKDIAFHFAMWISPIFQLYIVKEYQRLKELESNQYNLEWNVKRILSKANYHIHTDAVKNYILPTLSDLKDAFVYADEADLLNLAMFGCTAKQWKAANPERVLKGENIRDIASINELAILSNIESLNASLIKHNITKEERFKILVETIKEQRAVLDKVDYLKSIKKLSNDTYISMESDK from the coding sequence ATGACACCAACAAATAATAAACTTAAAGTACAAGATATTGAAATAAATATCAGAGTGATTAATGAAGCTGATTATATAAGTTTAACTGATATGACTATAAATCAGGAAGAGGGAAGTCGTTTGATAGAGAAATGGCTTACGAATAAGAATACGATTGAGTATTTAGGTGTTTGGGAGGAGTTAAGCAATCCTAATTTTAATTCCCCCGAATTCGGGGGAATTAAAAATGAAGCAGGGGTTAATCGCTTCTATATGTCGGTTAAACGATGGATTGAAAGGACTAATGCTATCGGTATTGTTTCAAAGGCTGGAAAATACGGAGGTACTTATGCTCATAAAGATATTGCTTTTCATTTTGCTATGTGGATTAGCCCTATTTTTCAGTTATACATAGTAAAAGAATATCAGCGTCTCAAAGAGTTAGAGAGCAATCAGTACAATTTGGAATGGAATGTGAAAAGGATTTTAAGCAAGGCTAACTATCATATCCATACAGATGCTGTTAAAAACTATATACTTCCTACTCTTTCTGACCTAAAAGATGCCTTTGTATATGCCGATGAAGCCGATTTGCTAAATCTCGCTATGTTTGGCTGTACGGCTAAACAATGGAAAGCAGCTAATCCTGAAAGAGTATTAAAGGGTGAAAATATAAGAGACATCGCCAGTATTAATGAATTAGCTATACTCAGCAATATAGAGAGTCTTAATGCTTCTCTGATTAAACACAATATTACCAAAGAAGAACGTTTTAAAATTTTAGTAGAAACCATCAAAGAACAACGTGCTGTTTTAGACAAAGTAGATTATCTGAAATCTATTAAAAAACTTTCAAACGATACTTATATAAGTATGGAAAGCGACAAATAA
- a CDS encoding ABC transporter ATP-binding protein, producing MKKAIIDIRDMKRNFQMGNETVHALKGINLTIREGEFVTIMGPSGSGKSTLLNILGCLDRPSSGDYILDGISVKDMSKNDLAHIRNTKIGFIFQSYNLLARTSAIENVELPLMYNPKVSAKERRERAIEALISVGLEKRLNHLPSELSGGQQQRVAIARSLVNHPVILLADEATGNLDTKTSYEVMELFQRLNDQGSTIGFVTHEDDIAQFSKRTVVLKDGHIISDKEVTDRLNAKEQLTQLRMTKYE from the coding sequence ATGAAAAAAGCCATTATAGATATACGCGATATGAAGCGCAACTTCCAGATGGGCAACGAGACGGTACACGCCCTGAAAGGCATCAACCTGACCATCAGAGAAGGAGAGTTTGTAACCATTATGGGACCGAGTGGGTCGGGCAAATCAACTTTGCTCAACATATTGGGGTGCTTAGACCGCCCCTCTTCTGGCGATTATATTTTGGACGGCATCTCGGTGAAAGATATGAGCAAGAACGATTTGGCACATATACGCAACACCAAAATAGGTTTTATCTTTCAGTCGTATAACCTATTAGCACGTACCTCAGCCATTGAGAATGTAGAACTTCCACTGATGTACAACCCTAAAGTATCAGCCAAAGAACGCCGTGAGCGCGCTATCGAAGCCCTTATCAGTGTGGGGTTAGAAAAGCGATTGAACCACTTGCCCAGTGAACTCTCAGGGGGACAGCAGCAGCGGGTAGCCATTGCGCGCTCCCTTGTAAACCACCCTGTTATCCTTCTCGCCGATGAGGCTACGGGGAATCTTGACACTAAAACCTCTTATGAGGTAATGGAGCTTTTCCAACGCCTCAACGACCAAGGTAGCACCATAGGCTTTGTAACCCACGAAGACGATATTGCCCAATTTAGCAAACGCACAGTTGTACTGAAAGATGGGCATATCATCAGTGATAAGGAAGTAACCGATAGACTAAACGCCAAAGAACAGTTGACACAATTACGAATGACGAAATACGAATGA
- a CDS encoding efflux RND transporter periplasmic adaptor subunit — translation MKKHIKKIIIIALLAVVAFGVYHFFMKEKPALILLQTDEVTQGDVTTEVTATGSVQPVDEVEVGTQVSGLVSKIYVDYNSQVKKGQLLAELDKTNLQENVINATANYNSAVNELNYYRQNYERQQKMYNAQVISQQDYEQALYQFNNAKTNVAQRLTTLNQAKTNLGYANIYSPIDGIILSKEVEEGQTVAASMSAPTLFKIAKDIKRMQVEVNVDEADIGQVKVGQRVSFSVDAYPQEEFVGRVTQVRLSPTTSSNVVTYTVIVEAENPDEKLKPGLTATIAIYTNELKGVTIVPAKAINFTPDTDVLLQYYAQKGITAEVPKVQHGKGKQKYVWVVNTDGSLAQKAITIGSNDGINVQVVNGLNVGEKVATNLQGDRPQVAGGEKNSNDNSSPFMPKRPNRNNSKAK, via the coding sequence ATGAAAAAACACATCAAAAAAATCATTATTATTGCGCTATTAGCGGTAGTGGCTTTTGGGGTATATCACTTCTTTATGAAGGAAAAACCTGCCCTTATTCTCCTCCAAACCGATGAGGTTACCCAAGGTGATGTTACTACCGAAGTAACTGCTACGGGTAGCGTGCAACCGGTGGATGAGGTGGAAGTAGGTACCCAAGTATCGGGATTGGTGAGCAAAATCTATGTGGATTACAACAGCCAAGTAAAGAAAGGACAGCTATTAGCGGAACTTGACAAGACCAATCTACAAGAGAACGTTATCAACGCTACGGCTAACTACAATTCAGCAGTTAACGAACTGAATTATTACCGTCAGAATTACGAGCGTCAGCAAAAAATGTACAATGCCCAAGTGATTAGTCAGCAGGATTATGAGCAAGCGTTGTATCAGTTTAACAATGCGAAGACCAATGTAGCCCAACGCCTTACGACCCTCAATCAGGCGAAAACTAACTTAGGTTATGCCAATATCTATTCGCCTATTGACGGGATTATCCTCAGCAAAGAGGTTGAAGAAGGACAAACAGTAGCCGCCTCAATGAGTGCCCCTACGCTCTTTAAAATAGCCAAAGACATCAAGCGTATGCAGGTGGAAGTAAATGTAGATGAAGCTGATATAGGACAAGTGAAAGTGGGGCAACGCGTAAGTTTCAGCGTAGATGCTTACCCTCAAGAGGAGTTCGTAGGGCGCGTTACCCAAGTGCGCCTATCGCCTACTACCTCATCAAATGTGGTAACCTATACGGTGATAGTAGAGGCAGAAAACCCTGATGAAAAGCTAAAACCAGGGCTTACCGCAACTATTGCCATTTATACCAATGAGCTGAAAGGCGTAACTATCGTGCCCGCCAAAGCTATCAACTTTACTCCTGATACCGATGTGTTACTGCAATATTACGCTCAAAAAGGTATTACAGCTGAAGTTCCTAAAGTACAACACGGCAAGGGCAAACAAAAATACGTATGGGTAGTGAACACCGATGGTAGTCTTGCCCAAAAAGCCATAACCATAGGCAGCAATGATGGTATCAACGTGCAAGTAGTAAATGGACTCAACGTTGGCGAAAAAGTAGCCACTAACCTACAAGGCGACCGCCCACAAGTGGCAGGAGGTGAGAAAAATAGCAACGATAACAGCAGTCCGTTTATGCCAAAACGCCCTAATAGAAACAATTCAAAAGCTAAATAA